A region of Periplaneta americana isolate PAMFEO1 chromosome 16, P.americana_PAMFEO1_priV1, whole genome shotgun sequence DNA encodes the following proteins:
- the LOC138716367 gene encoding isovaleryl-CoA dehydrogenase, mitochondrial-like, with amino-acid sequence MILKRIIAIKGVSTLLKPSATGSTVFKRYLSHYPIDDNISGLSEEQQQLRQTIFNFAQKELAPKAYEIDKKDEFSELRPFWRKLGDLGTLGPTVSSEFGGSELGYLSHIVIMEELSRASCSIGASYGAHSNMCVNQIYRNGTQEQKETYLPKLCSGEHIGALAMSEPGSGSDVMSLKLKAEKKGDYYILNGNKMWITNGPDADVLVVYARTDPTAAEQQHGISAFIIEKRFEGFKAGKKLDKLGMRGSNTSELIFEDCKVPVQNLLGVENKGAYVLFSGLDLERLVLISGALGIMQASCDVAFKYVHERKQFNRRIGEFQLIQGKIADMYTTLSACRSYLYNVAKACDAGHVNRKDCAGVALFLGTRTTQVALEAIQCLGGNGYISDYPTGRLLRDAKIAEIAAGTNEVRRLVIGRALNSEYA; translated from the exons ATGATTCTTAAACGTATAATTGCAATTAAGGGAGTTTCAACTCTGCTAAAACCTTCAGCAACAGGAAGCACTGTTTTTAAAAGATATTTATCACACTATCCAATAGATGATAATATATCCGGACTTTCTGAAGAACAGCAACAG CTAAGACAAACAATATTCAACTTTGCACAAAAGGAATTGGCACCTAAAGCTTATGAAATTGACAAGAAGGATGAGTTCTCTGAATTACGT CCATTTTGGCGGAAACTTGGCGATTTGGGTACTTTGGGTCCAACTGTTTCCAGCGAATTTGGAGGTTCTGAATTGGGATACTTATCTCATATAGTCATCATGGAAGAATTAAGCAGAGCTTCTTGTAGCATTGGTGCGAGTTATGGAGCACACTCCAATATGTGTGTCAATCAGATATACAGGAATGGCACTCAGGAGCAGAAAGAGACGTATTTACCAAAG CTGTGTTCAGGAGAGCATATTGGAGCACTTGCTATGTCTGAACCGGGCTCAGGTTCAGATGTAATGTCGTTAAAACTTAAGGCTGAAAAGAAAGGTGATTACTATATTCTAAATGGAAACAAAATGTGGATTACAAATGGCCCGGATGCTGACGTATTAGTG GTTTATGCTCGGACTGATCCAACTGCAGCAGAACAACAGCATGGTATATCTGCTTTCATTATAGAGAAAAGATTTGAAGGTTTTAAAGCAGGCAAAAAACTTGACAAACTTGGTATGAGGGGATCGAACACTTCTGAGTTGATATTTGAAGACTGCAAAGTTCCAGTTCAAAATCTTCTTGGAGTCGAGAATAAAGGTGCCTACGTTTTGTTCAGTGGGTTAGATCTGGAAAGGCTGGTCTTGATTTCAGGTGCACTTGG GATAATGCAAGCTTCTTGTGATGTTGCCTTCAAGTATGTccatgaaagaaaacaatttaatagaaGAATTGGAGAATTTCAATTAATACAG GGGAAGATAGCAGACATGTACACAACATTATCCGCTTGTAGGAGCTACCTGTACAATGTTGCGAAAGCATGTGATGCAGGACATGTGAACAGGAAGGACTGTGCTGGTGTGGCTTTGTTCTTAGGTACAAGAACGACCCAGGTTGCATTGGAAGCAATTCAGTGTCTGG GTGGGAATGGCTATATCAGTGATTATCCAACTGGCCGACTGTTAAGAGATGCAAAGATAGCTGAAATAGCAGCTGGAACAAATGAAGTGAGAAGACTTGTAATAGGACGAGCTCTGAATTCCGAGTATGCGTAA